One segment of Megachile rotundata isolate GNS110a chromosome 6, iyMegRotu1, whole genome shotgun sequence DNA contains the following:
- the LOC105662292 gene encoding uncharacterized protein LOC105662292 yields MRAFIVSLLLVCVIAANGEAPSKNVEKRGLLGGSGYSSGGLHGSGGYSSGGLHGSGGYSSGGLLSGGYSGGHGVSGSYLPPVPVKKPYVPAPTYGVPSYTPSFQVPSYSSGGDFGHSVGHVPSYSAPVSAPLPSYGIPSYAPASTYGAPAPAFHHSSHGLGSGSYGAPSLESVHSVALGSYPSKSYGVPALALGGGLSLGVPSKSYGVPAIHGSGFSSGLSLGHAALPSSTYGAPSHGVHGSSLSVASVGLPSATYGVPNHGSSLSIGLPSSSYGVPSHGGSDLSLGSVGSVGLPSSTYGVPSHGHGSDLSVGSVGSVGLPSVSYGVPSTGGHGGSGDGYSYPVPSTKLLD; encoded by the exons ATGAGAGCCTTCATA GTTTCCCTCTTGCTGGTCTGCGTGATCGCAGCAAACGGCGAAGCACCCTCCAAGAATGTCGAAAAACGCGGTCTGCTGGGAGGCAGCGGCTACAGTTCTGGAGGTCTGCATGGAAGCGGCGGATACAGTTCTGGAGGTCTGCACGGAAGTGGCGGATACAGTTCTGGAGGTCTGCTGAGCGGCGGATACAGCGGTGGTCATGGAGTGAGTGGAAGTTACCTTCCACCTGTGCCGGTCAAGAAACCTTACGTGCCAGCTCCCACATACGGTGTCCCATCGTACACACCTTCCTTCCAGGTCCCATCCTACAGCTCTGGAGGCGACTTCGGTCATTCCGTTGGCCACGTTCCTTCTTATTCCGCACCCGTATCTGCACCGTTGCCGAGCTATGGTATCCCCAGCTACGCTCCAGCGTCCACTTATGGCGCCCCTGCTCCAGCGTTCCACCATTCCTCCCACGGTTTGGGATCCGGAAGTTATGGTGCACCAAGCCTAGAGTCGGTGCATTCTGTCGCCTTAGGTTCTTACCCCAGCAAGAGTTATGGCGTCCCTGCTCTGGCTCTTGGTGGTGGACTCTCTTTGGGTGTGCCCAGCAAATCTTATGGCGTTCCTGCAATTCATGGATCTGGATTCTCATCGGGTTTGTCCCTTGGACACGCTGCTCTCCCAAGCTCCACTTATGGCGCACCTAGCCATGGCGTACATGGATCTAGCTTGTCCGTTGCATCCGTAGGCTTACCAAGTGCTACTTATGGTGTACCTAACCATGGATCTAGCTTGTCCATTGGTCTCCCTAGCTCTAGTTATGGTGTACCTAGCCATGGAGGATCTGATTTGTCACTTGGATCTGTTGGATCTGTTGGTCTTCCCAGCTCTACCTATGGTGTACCTAGTCATGGACATGGTTCTGACTTATCCGTTGGATCCGTTGGATCTGTTGGTCTCCCCAGTGTTTCTTACGGTGTACCTAGTACTGGTGGCCATGGTGGATCCGGTGACGGATACTCGTACCCCGTCCCATCGACTAAGTTGCTCGATTAA